The Syntrophales bacterium genome window below encodes:
- a CDS encoding HU family DNA-binding protein: protein MTKAELIDKVAEKTDLTKKDAAGAVNAVLETIEEVLKNGDGIALSGFGTFSVKERAERKGRNPQTGEAITIPAAKSAKFKAGKNLKKL from the coding sequence ATGACAAAAGCAGAATTGATTGACAAGGTAGCAGAGAAAACGGACTTAACAAAAAAGGATGCTGCAGGGGCAGTAAATGCCGTTCTGGAAACAATTGAAGAAGTGCTGAAGAACGGTGACGGTATTGCATTATCCGGATTCGGAACTTTCAGTGTAAAGGAGAGGGCGGAAAGAAAAGGAAGGAACCCCCAGACTGGCGAGGCAATAACTATCCCGGCTGCAAAATCCGCAAAATTCAAGGCGGGGAAAAACCTGAAGAAGCTTTAA